The DNA sequence GGGGGCGCGTCGGCCGCGCCGCCGAAGACGATCATGGGCTTCTCGCCGCAGATGCTCGCCGTCATCAAGGGCGCCCTCGACGACCGCACGCTCCTGCGGAACCTCGAGTACGTCGAGCTCCTCGAGGGCGAGGAGAAGAAGCTGCAGGCGATGCCGCCGCAGTTCGCGCAGGCCGCGGCCGGGCAGCGCATCCTCCAGGACATCCAGACCGCCAAGACCGTCGCGGTCGACAACACGGGCAACCTGGCGCGCTCGCGCTACGAGCGGCTCCTCACCGAGATCCAGGACCTCCTCAACCAGACGACTCGTATCGAGATCGAAATCCTCAAGGCGCTGCGCGGCGAGCTCGACCTCGAGATCCAGACCGAGCAGGAGGCCACCGGCCCGGTGGTCCAGCAGGCCGAGATCGAGAGCGACGCCGAGCACGTGATCTGGCCGTTCGAGGGGGAGTTCTGGCGCGACGAGCTGGGCTACTACAGGCAGCCGGTCGCGAGCCGTTGCGGAAGGTAAAGGAGGAGATGATGCGGAAACTCGGTCGCTTCTGTGTCGCTGGAATCGCCCTGTCTTTCCTCTTGCCGGCGGGGGTGCAGGTCGCCGCGGCGGCGGGTCAGCCCGCCGCGATCACGGAGGAGAAGTGCATCCCGACGGCCATCGAGGAGAAGGTGACGACCTGCCCCGGCGGCTTCAAGATGGGAACGTTCAGCGGCAAGCCGAAGGCGAAGGTCGGGACCAGCACCAAGGAAAAAGAGGTGAAGAAGGAGACCGGTCCGAGCGGGCCGGGGCTCGCGGCGAACTTCGTCCAGAACATCACCGAGTCGGCGTTCAAGCGCAAGCGCGAGGCCAAGAAGGTCGACATCCTGAAGAAGGAGATCGAGCTCATCAAGCGGCTCGCCAAGCAGACGCCGAACGACAACCCCGAGAAGGGCGAGATCCTGAAGCGGCTCGCCGACGCGTACAAGGAGATGTACGACCAGTACAATTTCATGGCGCGCGGGCTCGAGGAGAAGATCTTCCAGACGAAGGACAAGGCGGCGAAGGCCAAGTTCAAGGCGCAGCAGAAGGGCCTCGACGACATGGCCACCGGATTCCGCGAGGAAGCCATCAAGGCGTACGTCGAGATCCGGAACAACTTCCCGGACTACCCGGACTACGACGAGATCCTCTTCGCCATCGCGTACGAAATCGATCAGATGGCGAACGAGCTCGACGATAAGCAGAAGGACAAGAAGGGCGCCTTCCGCGAGCGCGCCCGCATCTTCTACCAGGAGCTCATCCGGAACTACCCGCGGTCCAAGTTCATCCCGCACTCGTGGATGGCGTTCGGCGAGTTCTACTTCCAGGAGGCGCACGACGTCGAGCGGGCCATGAAGGCCTACGAGAAGGTCGTCGAGTGGGGCGAGGAGAACAACCCCAACTACGTCGTCGCAATGTACTACCAGGCGTGGTGCCTGTTCAACCTGCAGGAGTACAAGACCACGATCAACCAGTTCAACAAGGTGATCCAGTACGCCGGCGAGAACCTGGAGAACAAGGAAGCCCAGGTCGTCGCGAAGCGGGCCCGCATCGAGATGGTGGATCCGTTCTCGAAGATCGGGAACCCCGAGCAGGCGTGGCAGTTCTTCCAGAAGGTCGGCGGGGGGCAGGCGCACCAGATGCTCGAGAAGCTGGCCAACCTCTACTACGACGACGGCCACTGGGCGGACGCGGTCATCGTCTTCCACCAGCTCGAGAAGCTGGAGATCGAGAACTTCAGGAAGAACGGCGGCGACGACCTCTGCTACTTCCAGACCATGGTCACCAACGCCGTGATCAGCTCGTCGCCCAAGGACAAGCAGGTCGAGGAGGTCACGCGGCAGATCGCGCTGTCGAAGAAGTTCGAGTCGGAGAAGCACGACGCCGCGAAGATCAAGAAGTGCCAGCAGGACACGATCTCGTTCGCGTGGGATCTCGCGACGCAGTGGCACCTCGAGGCGGTGGGCAGCGAGTCGGCCCCGGGCACCAAGGACCACGGGACGATGAAGCTGTGCATCTCGATGTACGACGAGCTGCTCAAGCAGTACCCCAACCTCGACACCCTCCAGGTCGAGGGGTTCGACGAGAGCACGAAGCCCACGAAGTACCGCGTCGCCTACTACAAGGCCGAGCTGTACTGGCACATGGAGGACTGGGCGAACTGCGCCCCGGCGTTCGACGCCGTCGTCGACATGGATCCCACGGGCGTCTACACGTCGGACTCCGCGTACGCGGCGGTCCTCTGCTACAACAAGATCTATGTCGCCAAGCGCTCCGGCGACGACCGGTCGAGGACCCACAAGCTCAAGAGCGACACCGGGAACAAGGTCTGCGACAAGGCGTGCAAGAAGTGCAAGACGGACTGCAACAAGAAGAAGACCGCGGACGAGAAGAAGGCCTGCATGAAGGTCTGCGACGAGGGCGAGCGGATCGTCCTCGCGCCGCGC is a window from the Pseudomonadota bacterium genome containing:
- a CDS encoding tetratricopeptide repeat protein, encoding MMRKLGRFCVAGIALSFLLPAGVQVAAAAGQPAAITEEKCIPTAIEEKVTTCPGGFKMGTFSGKPKAKVGTSTKEKEVKKETGPSGPGLAANFVQNITESAFKRKREAKKVDILKKEIELIKRLAKQTPNDNPEKGEILKRLADAYKEMYDQYNFMARGLEEKIFQTKDKAAKAKFKAQQKGLDDMATGFREEAIKAYVEIRNNFPDYPDYDEILFAIAYEIDQMANELDDKQKDKKGAFRERARIFYQELIRNYPRSKFIPHSWMAFGEFYFQEAHDVERAMKAYEKVVEWGEENNPNYVVAMYYQAWCLFNLQEYKTTINQFNKVIQYAGENLENKEAQVVAKRARIEMVDPFSKIGNPEQAWQFFQKVGGGQAHQMLEKLANLYYDDGHWADAVIVFHQLEKLEIENFRKNGGDDLCYFQTMVTNAVISSSPKDKQVEEVTRQIALSKKFESEKHDAAKIKKCQQDTISFAWDLATQWHLEAVGSESAPGTKDHGTMKLCISMYDELLKQYPNLDTLQVEGFDESTKPTKYRVAYYKAELYWHMEDWANCAPAFDAVVDMDPTGVYTSDSAYAAVLCYNKIYVAKRSGDDRSRTHKLKSDTGNKVCDKACKKCKTDCNKKKTADEKKACMKVCDEGERIVLAPRELTDLEKGTLKSYDRYVCYVNEGEDLISIKYRRARIYYEANMFAESATLFYDIAVNHSDAEVGIYAANLYLDSLNALGSMVEKPIPSCYDDLASAVDVFIDTSKKPGSNLMKDEEFAGQIKSLKVGVLRKKAESLTTRGRFKEAAEIYLTIYREFTGVYDDRGMCEVLFNTAINLESARLVMSAIKVREKMIKEYPNCEHSKRAAYFIGENYHALQSFSQAADNYVAFAKKYPGEPEAPTALGNAVMFYIGLGKTDDAFKTVSLYEKNYGGRHVEDTATVVFSAGYIHINEKDWEAVRKWYTSYLKKYAKAKLLDEQIQANVFIADTHWNAKKQNTTEAIKFYKKAEQLFDKGGMDKVTDPTRKANMLIAAAKAKYYIAEVKYREFEKVEFPEFVGQRKVPDKIYNWWKKEQGPAKVTEIEKWNKDRRRLARWGYWDEGKPVKEQIKDVKKEEKKEALDMQFAYWAKTDLGPWMEKKSKLMTEATDLFTAVAAVHVPEWEMAAAARAGDMQFQFMTAIYDSPLPPSFKGDQELTDIYRTTMDERAEPYRTGSIKAFEYCLNISTKVRWFNENSLRCERELNKLEPRQYPISEETRVEPKFTFNYWAAPDPVLELETDAQKRDKALTASAEAIGDEGGDAAKAE